In Oryza brachyantha chromosome 1, ObraRS2, whole genome shotgun sequence, the following are encoded in one genomic region:
- the LOC102702053 gene encoding autophagy-related protein 18f-like — protein sequence MRNGAQAPRGSGGGGGFFSARSLSNYMRIMSSGASTAASSLRSAGASLVNSIASHDEDGIRNQVQWAGFDKLECGGDMLRQVLLLAYRSGFQVWDVEHADDVRQLESRHDGTVSFMQLLKKPIASMNGEDKFADERPLLALACDGTSTGSLISHDSNGPILNGANGTYHNIGNENLPTVLRFYSLRAHDYIHTIKFRSTVYSIRCSPRVVAVSQANQIHCFDAATLERVYVTLTSPIVSPISSYGPLALGPRWIAYSGNPVPVPDTGRVTPQLLNLSPLAPPPGSNGSVVAYYAKESSKQLASGIITLGDVGYKKLSKCYSDLIPSSNNAINQRNSGFKANGATTNGHTDSEYSGMVIVRDIVSKSMVVQFRAHTSPISALCFDPSGTLLVTASIHGRNINVFRILPSHGSSSEATPNGTCVHLYKLQRGITNAIIKDISFSDDSEWIMISSSRGTSHFFAISPYCGSTSFHYNENNLAENSYVMDSSVKHTAHWSQNSTPALSLNQKMLSVSGPPVTLSVVSRIRNGGNLLKGAVHGVAAFATGISSPISGAIASTFHNCKGAVKNPDGSSPCMKYYLLVFSPSGSIIQYVLHRSVEQDPAIDFPLSAISYGSQRETDTRFIIEALQKWDVCHKRNRRDSAESFVYSDFDNGENGKLFQKVAKKGTSVYPSNGTGVEKLKLNGDDNHNFYISESELQTHVVPTPLWSRSGMHFQVMGDGTLEADSTGTISGEIEIEKVQTRNIESRSKNLIPVFESLHASRFQQTRVSTPDSNRYGLLQRQKSGFSEDGRLSCRSSCSSLDCMSEGPISTDDNGFGQCLVEDSGGAVNKDPNVNARSELVNNTQSLNTEAQLGFVNNKEDCEDREQLLDL from the exons ATGCGGAACGGCGCGCAGGCTCctcgcggcagcggcggcggtgggggttTCTTCTCGGCGCGGTCGCTGTCCAACTACATGAGGATCATGTCGTCGGGGGCGTCCACGGCCGCGTCCAGCCTGCGGTCAGCGGGCGCGTCGCTGGTGAACTCGATCGCCAGCCACGATGAGGATGGGATCCGTAACCAG GTACAATGGGCTGGATTTGATAAACTTGAGTGTGGGGGTGACATGCTGCGACAGGTTTTACTTCTGGCTTACAGATCGGGTTTCCAAGTATGGGATGTTGAACATGCTGATGATGTAAGACAGCTAGAATCCAGACATGATGGCACTGTTTCTTTCATGCAACTGCTAAAGAAACCAATTGCCtctatgaatggtgaagacAAATTTGCAGATGAACGGCCATTGTTAGCTCTTGCTTGCGATGGAACTAGCACAGGAAGTCTAATCAGCCATGATAGCAATGGCCCTATTCTCAATGGAGCCAATGGTACTTACCATAATATTGGCAATGAGAATCTTCCTACTGTACTTCGGTTTTATTCATTGAGGGCCCATGATTACATTcatacaattaagttcagatcAACTGTTTATTCCATAAGGTGCAGTCCTAGAGTTGTAGCTGTTTCTCAGGCTAATCAG ATACATTGTTTTGATGCTGCTACATTGGAGAGAGTATACGTAACTCTTACCAGTCCTATAGTTTCACCAATTTCGAGTTATGGACCTCTTGCACTGGGTCCTAGATGGATTGCATATTCTGGGAATCCAGTCCCAGTTCCGGATACAGGCCGCGTTACCCCACAGCTTCTTAATTTGTCTCCCCTAGCTCCACCTCCTGGTTCAAATGGCAGTGTTGTGGCATACTATGCAAAAGAATCAAGCAAGCAACTGGCTTCTGGCATTATAACACTTGGTGATGTTGGATATAAGAAGTTGTCCAAGTGTTATTCAGACTTAATTCCAAGTAGTAATAATGCTATAAACCAAAGGAATTCTGGCTTCAAAGCAAATGGGGCAACAACAAACGGGCATACAGATAGTGAATATTCTGGAATG GTTATTGTTCGCGATATTGTCTCTAAATCAATGGTGGTTCAGTTCAGGGCACATACTAGCCCCATTTCAGCACTCTGTTTTGATCCCAGTGGAACTTTGCTGGTGACAGCTTCAATTCATGGTCGAAATATCAATGTTTTTCGCATTCTGCCTTCACATGGGAGTTCATCGGAAGCTACCCCAAATGGAACCTGTGTTCATTTGTACAAATTGCAAAGAGGCATCACCAATGCG ATCATAAAAGATATCAGTTTTAGTGACGACAGTGAATGGATAATGATTAGCTCTTCAAGGGGAACTAGTCATTTCTTTGCAATATCCCCGTATTGTGGATCAACAAGCTTTCACTACAATGAAAATAATCTGGCAGAAAATAGTTATGTGATGGATTCATCAGTTAAGCATACAGCTCATTGGTCTCAAAACTCAACCCCCGCCCTGAGTCTCAATCAGAAGATGCTCTCTGTTTCGGGCCCCCCTGTAACATTGTCTGTTGTTAGTAGAATAAGAAATGGAGGCAACTTGCTGAAGGGTGCTGTTCATGGTGTTGCAGCATTTGCTACAGGTATTTCCAGTCCAATATCTGGTGCGATTGCTTCAACATTTCACAATTGCAAGGGTGCTGTTAAAAATCCAGATGGAAGTTCGCCTTGCatgaagtattatttattagtattttctCCATCTGGAAGCATCATACAGTATGTTCTCCATCGCTCTGTGGAACAGGACCCTGCTATTGATTTTCCCTTGAGTGCCATTTCTTATGGATCACAGAGAGAAACTGACACTAGGTTTATTATTGAGGCTCTTCAAAAGTGGGATGTTtgtcataaaagaaacagaagAGACAGTGCTGAGAGTTTTGTATATAGTGATTTTGACAATGGAGAAAACGGTAAACTTTTTCAGAAAGTGGCAAAGAAAGGAACTAGTGTTTATCCATCCAATGGCACTGGTGTTGAAAAGCTGAAGCTTAATGGTGAtgataatcataatttttatatttctgaGAGCGAATTGCAGACTCATGTTGTTCCAACTCCACTCTGGTCAAGATCTGGG ATGCATTTTCAAGTAATGGGGGATGGCACTCTAGAAGCAGACAGTACTGGTACAATTTCAGGTGAAATTGAAATAGAAAAGGTCCAGACTCGCAATATTGAATCTAGGTCAAAGAATCTTATACCAGTCTTTGAATCTCTTCATGCATCCAGATTTCAACAGACAAG GGTGAGCACACCTGATAGTAACAGATATGGATTGCTTCAGCGTCAGAAGTCCGGATTTTCAGAGGACGGTAGACTCTCCTGCAGAAGCAGTTGTAGTTCTTTGGACTGCATGTCTGAAGGCCCAATTAGCACTGATGATAATGGTTTTGGTCAATGTTTAGTAGAAGATAGTGGTGGTGCTGTAAATAAGGACCCAAATGTTAACGCCCGTTCCGAGCTTGTAAATAATACTCAGAGCCTTAACACAGAGGCCCAGCTCGGATTTGTAAATAACAAAGAGGATTGTGAAGATAGAGAGCAACTCCTTGATTTGTGA
- the LOC102702797 gene encoding peroxidase 1-like: protein MALLGVVVRALIVAAAAAVASGSGLPVPGYDGLAVGFYRKTCPQAEELVLAEMREIVAEDRTLGPALLRFMLHDCFVRGCDASIMLISRNQTGERDAVPSYSLRGYEQIERIKSRLEEACPMTVSCADIIVMAARDAVYLSKGPRYPVETGRRDGKVSCDMDANNDLPPPGSNIVDLKIYFSVKNLGWKDLVVLSGSHTIGRAQCGSFAGDRLYNYSGQGKQDPSLNATYAPELRKACVAGDPKDETFVEMDPGSPYTFDLSYYREVYSNKGLFVSDQALLADKWTRDYVARMASAYSTDEYFRDYAEAMTNMGRLEVLTGDNGEIRKVCSAYVD, encoded by the exons ATGGCATTGCTGGGCGTCGTCGTCAGGGCGTtgatcgtcgccgccgccgcggccgtcgcctCGGGCAGCGGGCTTCCGGTGCCGGGATACGACGGGCTCGCCGTAGGGTTCTACCGCAAGACGTGCCCCCAGGCGGAGGAGCTGGTGCTTGCCGAGATGCGGGAGATCGTCGCGGAGGACAGGACTCTCGGGCCGGCGCTGCTGCGGTTCATGCTCCACGACTGCTTCGTCAGG GGGTGTGACGCGTCCATTATGCTCATCTCGCGGAACCAGACAGGGGAAAGGGACGCCGTGCCGAGCTACAGCCTCCGCGGCTACGAGCAGATCGAGAGGATCAAGTCGAGGCTTGAGGAGGCATGCCCGATGACCGTGTCGTGTGCGGACATCATCGTCATGGCCGCGCGGGACGCCGTGTACCTG AGCAAGGGGCCGCGGTACCCGGTGGAGACCGGACGCCGGGACGGCAAGGTCTCCTGTGACATGGACGCCAACAATGATCTTCCGCCGCCCGGCTCCAACATTGTCGATCTCAAGATATACTTCAGCGTCAAGAACCTCGGCTGGAAGGACCTCGTCGTTCTATCAG GGAGCCACACGATAGGGAGGGCGCAGTGCGGCTCGTTCGCCGGCGACAGGCTGTACAACTACAGCGGGCAAGGGAAGCAGGACCCGTCGCTGAACGCGACGTACGCGCCGGAGCTGAGGAAGGCGTGCGTGGCCGGCGACCCCAAGGACGAGACGTTCGTGGAGATGGACCCCGGGAGCCCGTACACGTTCGACCTGAGCTACTACCGGGAGGTGTACAGCAACAAGGGCCTCTTCGTCTCCGACCAGGCCCTCCTCGCCGACAAGTGGACCAGGGACTACGTGGCGAGGATGGCGTCCGCGTACTCGACGGACGAGTACTTCAGGGACTACGCCGAGGCCATGACCAACATGGGAAGGCTCgaggtgctcaccggcgacaaCGGCGAGATCAGGAAGGTTTGCAGCGCGTACGTTGACTAA
- the LOC102703077 gene encoding uncharacterized protein LOC102703077 isoform X2: MDPVRREADRGAVPEFVAVDIGGEAESPEAEAELKVESSFAGKGLERERSGDANPSTTGVLCAYEKQVVPVHVDGSPKEQFHPSTPTASGAKRRRTGRRVPGWRDPRKILFAFAALGEEAATSASAVWPWGGGGGGGVGPLAAGRGGGVHRGERRRRLRQRAVEEAAAALTADHGGGCRGVGPWGRRRQRRAVGEAAASASGRGEGGGCCLEPQGEKLPHGVAG; the protein is encoded by the exons ATGGACCCCGTCCGCCGGGAGGCGGACCGGGGCGCCGTGCCGGAGTTCGTGGCGGTCGACATCGGGGGCGAGGCGGAATCACCCGAGGCTGAAGCGGAGCTC AAGGTGGAGTCCTCCTTCGCTGGGAAGGGCCTCGAGCGGGAGAGGAGCGGAGACGCCAATCCTTCCACCACAG gTGTGTTGTGCGCGTACGAGAAGCAGGTGGTGCCTGTGCACGTTGATGGCAGCCCAAAGGAGCAATTCCACCCTTCGACACCAACAGCCAGTGGGGCAAAGCGCCGACGAACAGGCAGACGGGTCCCAGGGTGGCGTGACCCAAGGAAGATCCTTTTTGCCTTCGCAGCACT GGGGGAGGAGGCAGCAacgtcggcgtcggccgtCTGGccgtggggaggaggaggaggcggcggcgtcgggccgTTGGCAGCAGGCCGTGGGGGAGGAGTCCATCgtggggagaggaggcggcggcttcGGCAGCGggccgtggaggaggcggcggcggctttgACAGCGGACCATGGAGGAGGATGCCGCGGCGTCGGGccgtgggggaggaggcggcagcgtCGGGCcgtgggggaggcggcggcgtcggcgtcgggccGTGGGGAAGGAGGCGGTTGTTGCCTCGAGCCGCAAGGTGAAAAGCTGCCGCACGGTGTTGCtggttga
- the LOC102703077 gene encoding uncharacterized protein LOC102703077 isoform X3 produces the protein MDPVRREADRGAVPEFVAVDIGGEAESPEAEAELKKVESSFAGKGLERERSGDANPSTTGVLCAYEKQVVPVHVDGSPKEQFHPSTPTASGAKRRRTGRRVPGWRDPRKILFAFAALSSVGTLILLYFTLSMGRMAGGQADGQ, from the exons ATGGACCCCGTCCGCCGGGAGGCGGACCGGGGCGCCGTGCCGGAGTTCGTGGCGGTCGACATCGGGGGCGAGGCGGAATCACCCGAGGCTGAAGCGGAGCTC AAGAAGGTGGAGTCCTCCTTCGCTGGGAAGGGCCTCGAGCGGGAGAGGAGCGGAGACGCCAATCCTTCCACCACAG gTGTGTTGTGCGCGTACGAGAAGCAGGTGGTGCCTGTGCACGTTGATGGCAGCCCAAAGGAGCAATTCCACCCTTCGACACCAACAGCCAGTGGGGCAAAGCGCCGACGAACAGGCAGACGGGTCCCAGGGTGGCGTGACCCAAGGAAGATCCTTTTTGCCTTCGCAGCACT GTCTAGTGTGGGCACGTTGATCTTGCTTTACTTCACACTCTCAATGGGGAGGATGGCAGGAGGTCAAGCTGATGGCCAATGA
- the LOC102703077 gene encoding uncharacterized protein LOC102703077 isoform X1, which translates to MDPVRREADRGAVPEFVAVDIGGEAESPEAEAELKKVESSFAGKGLERERSGDANPSTTGVLCAYEKQVVPVHVDGSPKEQFHPSTPTASGAKRRRTGRRVPGWRDPRKILFAFAALGEEAATSASAVWPWGGGGGGGVGPLAAGRGGGVHRGERRRRLRQRAVEEAAAALTADHGGGCRGVGPWGRRRQRRAVGEAAASASGRGEGGGCCLEPQGEKLPHGVAG; encoded by the exons ATGGACCCCGTCCGCCGGGAGGCGGACCGGGGCGCCGTGCCGGAGTTCGTGGCGGTCGACATCGGGGGCGAGGCGGAATCACCCGAGGCTGAAGCGGAGCTC AAGAAGGTGGAGTCCTCCTTCGCTGGGAAGGGCCTCGAGCGGGAGAGGAGCGGAGACGCCAATCCTTCCACCACAG gTGTGTTGTGCGCGTACGAGAAGCAGGTGGTGCCTGTGCACGTTGATGGCAGCCCAAAGGAGCAATTCCACCCTTCGACACCAACAGCCAGTGGGGCAAAGCGCCGACGAACAGGCAGACGGGTCCCAGGGTGGCGTGACCCAAGGAAGATCCTTTTTGCCTTCGCAGCACT GGGGGAGGAGGCAGCAacgtcggcgtcggccgtCTGGccgtggggaggaggaggaggcggcggcgtcgggccgTTGGCAGCAGGCCGTGGGGGAGGAGTCCATCgtggggagaggaggcggcggcttcGGCAGCGggccgtggaggaggcggcggcggctttgACAGCGGACCATGGAGGAGGATGCCGCGGCGTCGGGccgtgggggaggaggcggcagcgtCGGGCcgtgggggaggcggcggcgtcggcgtcgggccGTGGGGAAGGAGGCGGTTGTTGCCTCGAGCCGCAAGGTGAAAAGCTGCCGCACGGTGTTGCtggttga
- the LOC102703351 gene encoding salicylic acid-binding protein 2-like isoform X2 yields MADDMACKHLVLVHGACIGGWSYFKVAARLRSAGYRVTAPDLGASGVDPRPLREVPTFRDYTAPLLALLGSLPPGEKVVLVGHSLGGVNVALAAELFPEKIAVAVFLCAFMPDHTSRPSHVLERFIDEKWLDWMDTEMKPQDAEGKLPTSMLFGPQIAQEKLMQLCSPEMMRLLANSKSTRKMVVLVNSYMGAIKEKKNAPHLVADPLKNGNLRFLKVIDIAVVTDSC; encoded by the exons ATGGCGGACGACATGGCCTGCAAGCACCTCGTCCTTGTCCACGGCGCGTGCATCGGCGGCTGGTCCTACTTCAAGGTGGCAGCGCGGCTCCGGTCGGCCGGGTACCGCGTCACCGCGCCGGACCTCGGCGCGTCGGGCGTCGACCCGCGGCCGCTGCGCGAGGTGCCGACGTTCCGCGACTACACGGCGCCGCTGCTGGCCCTCCTCGGCTCCCTCCCGCCAGGGGAGAAGGTGGTCCTCGTCGGCCACAGCCTCGGCGGCGTCAACGTCGCCCTTGCCGCCGAGCTGTTCCCCGAGAagatcgccgtcgccgtgttCCTCTGCGCCTTCATGCCGGACCACACGTCGCGGCCGTCGCACGTGCTCGAAAGG TTCATCGATGAGAAGTGGCTGGACTGGATGGACACGGAGATGAAACCACAGGACGCAGAGGGCAAGCTCCCCACTTCCATGTTGTTTGGGCCACAGATTGCACAAGAAAAATTGATGCAGCTGTGCTCGCCAGAG ATGATGAGGCTGTTGGCAAATAGCAAGTCAACCCGCAAGATGGTGGTACTCGTTAACTCATACATGGGCGctataaaagagaaaaaaaacgcaCCTCATCTAGTTGCAGATCCATTAAAAAATG GGAATCTCCGGTTTTTAAAGGTGATCGATATTGCTGTGGTGACTGATAGCTGCTAA
- the LOC102703351 gene encoding salicylic acid-binding protein 2-like isoform X1, which translates to MADDMACKHLVLVHGACIGGWSYFKVAARLRSAGYRVTAPDLGASGVDPRPLREVPTFRDYTAPLLALLGSLPPGEKVVLVGHSLGGVNVALAAELFPEKIAVAVFLCAFMPDHTSRPSHVLERFIDEKWLDWMDTEMKPQDAEGKLPTSMLFGPQIAQEKLMQLCSPEDITLAGSLLRVSSMFVEDLQAQPPFSEGRYGAVRKVYVVCRQDLAIPEGYQRWMIGNTPVDEVKEIDADHVVMLSRPDELARCLADIAESYAA; encoded by the exons ATGGCGGACGACATGGCCTGCAAGCACCTCGTCCTTGTCCACGGCGCGTGCATCGGCGGCTGGTCCTACTTCAAGGTGGCAGCGCGGCTCCGGTCGGCCGGGTACCGCGTCACCGCGCCGGACCTCGGCGCGTCGGGCGTCGACCCGCGGCCGCTGCGCGAGGTGCCGACGTTCCGCGACTACACGGCGCCGCTGCTGGCCCTCCTCGGCTCCCTCCCGCCAGGGGAGAAGGTGGTCCTCGTCGGCCACAGCCTCGGCGGCGTCAACGTCGCCCTTGCCGCCGAGCTGTTCCCCGAGAagatcgccgtcgccgtgttCCTCTGCGCCTTCATGCCGGACCACACGTCGCGGCCGTCGCACGTGCTCGAAAGG TTCATCGATGAGAAGTGGCTGGACTGGATGGACACGGAGATGAAACCACAGGACGCAGAGGGCAAGCTCCCCACTTCCATGTTGTTTGGGCCACAGATTGCACAAGAAAAATTGATGCAGCTGTGCTCGCCAGAG GACATCACGCTCGCGGGATCTCTGCTGAGGGTCAGCTCGATGTTCGTGGAGGACCTGCAGGCGCAGCCGCCGTTCTCCGAGGGGCGCTACGGCGCGGTGCGGAAGGTGTACGTGGTCTGCAGGCAGGACCTCGCCATCCCGGAGGGGTACCAGCGGTGGATGATCGGGAACACCCCGGTGGACGAGGTGAAGGAGATCGACGCGGACCACGTCGTGATGCTCTCCAGGCCCGACGAGCTGGCCCGCTGCCTCGCCGACATCGCCGAAAGCTACGCCGCCTGA
- the LOC102703631 gene encoding nuclear transport factor 2B-like encodes MDGQGKEGSNGGGGGGGSGQYDVVARAFVEYYYQTFDANRAALAALYGHTSMLSFEGHMVAGAEEIGRKLAALPFEQCRHAVCTVDCQPTPSFPGGILVFVSGNLQLAGEEHQLRFSQMFQLVPNEQGSFFVQNDIFRLNYG; translated from the exons ATGGACGGGCAGGGGAAGGAGggcagcaacggcggcggcggcggcggcgggagcggtcAGTACGACGTGGTGGCCAGGGCATTCGTGGAGTACTACTACCAGACGTTCGACGCCAaccgcgccgcgctcgcggcgCTCTACGGCCACACCTCCATGCTCTCCTTCGAGGGCCACATGGTGGCCGGTGCCGAGGAGATCGGCCGGAAGCTGGCGGCGCTGCCCTTCGAGCAATGCCGGCACGCCGTCTGCACCGTCGACTGCCAGCCCACGCCGTCCTTCCCAGGCGGCATCCTCGTCTTCGTCAGCGGCAACctccagctcgccggcgaggagcacCAGCTCAGGTTCAGCCAG ATGTTTCAGCTGGTGCCCAACGAGCAGGGAAGCTTCTTCGTGCAGAACGACATATTCCGCCTCAACTACGGCTAG